A region from the Polaribacter sp. Hel1_33_78 genome encodes:
- a CDS encoding SusD/RagB family nutrient-binding outer membrane lipoprotein, protein MKKIYKILLIAIVASSTLFYSCDSIELEQLASPNELSSDQADPDLLLNSIQLAYRVTQRTFQANSAELGRIDYMFGRNYLDNYGDGTLNAVWSRFYSNDGVRGITINTNAIEALDIANPDKDLSYHLGIAKTLQAHTLMQLVDFLGDIPWSEAGKPNEFPLPKADSSADVYTAAIAILAEAKVHFTNTSGIGTGNDLFYDGDADKWIKLVNTIQMRADLTVGNYAAVAAATNVIESTDDDFQFNYGTNVLSPDTRHPDYAADYTSSGANIYQSNWLINTMVGQYGDFSANTDPRRRYYFFRQNWRTPGSYALIEDVLGLFGPAGGVLVFNAAGDGETLSCSLQDTPIHLQFTPDEDIWCSMPVGYWGRFHGNDEGTPPDNFTRTAVGVYPAGGSFDWRADAFPYIGESIGASFGQAVGLGNGGGGAGIDPIYLASYVDFMKAEANLTLGNVAEAATHFEAGMTKSIAKVQSFGALDGTVDKSQAPDATYVADFIALKMAEFNAAAMTTALDGTGFPTAKDKMDLLGEQYFVAMYGGAGDAFNFIRRTGYPRTLSRSLDTNPGSFPRTVLYPSSEVSANPNILQRQDLSSTVFWDKGVVNPAN, encoded by the coding sequence ATGAAAAAAATATATAAAATATTGCTAATAGCAATTGTGGCTTCAAGCACATTGTTTTACTCTTGTGATTCAATAGAGCTAGAACAACTAGCAAGTCCAAACGAATTATCTTCAGATCAAGCAGATCCAGATTTATTATTAAATTCTATACAATTAGCCTACAGAGTAACTCAAAGAACATTTCAGGCAAATAGTGCAGAATTAGGTAGAATCGACTACATGTTTGGTAGAAATTACTTAGACAATTATGGTGATGGAACATTAAACGCTGTATGGTCTAGGTTTTACAGTAATGATGGTGTAAGAGGTATTACCATTAATACAAATGCCATTGAAGCTTTAGATATTGCGAATCCAGATAAAGATTTATCTTATCATTTAGGTATTGCAAAAACATTACAAGCGCATACATTAATGCAATTGGTAGATTTCTTAGGAGATATTCCTTGGTCTGAAGCTGGAAAGCCTAATGAGTTTCCACTACCAAAAGCAGATAGTAGTGCAGATGTCTATACTGCTGCAATCGCTATTTTAGCAGAAGCAAAAGTACACTTTACAAATACTAGTGGTATTGGAACTGGTAATGACTTGTTTTATGATGGAGATGCAGACAAATGGATAAAGTTAGTAAACACAATCCAAATGCGTGCAGATTTAACTGTAGGAAACTATGCAGCAGTGGCTGCGGCAACAAACGTTATAGAAAGTACAGACGATGATTTTCAATTTAATTATGGAACCAACGTATTGTCTCCAGACACACGTCATCCAGATTATGCAGCTGATTATACTTCTTCAGGAGCAAACATTTACCAATCTAATTGGTTGATAAACACAATGGTTGGACAGTATGGAGATTTCTCAGCAAACACAGATCCAAGAAGAAGATATTATTTCTTCAGACAAAACTGGAGAACTCCAGGGAGTTATGCATTGATTGAAGATGTACTTGGATTATTCGGTCCTGCAGGTGGTGTTTTAGTATTTAATGCTGCTGGTGACGGAGAAACTTTATCATGTTCACTGCAAGACACACCAATACACTTACAATTTACACCAGATGAAGATATATGGTGTTCAATGCCTGTAGGTTATTGGGGTAGATTTCATGGAAATGATGAAGGTACACCTCCAGATAATTTTACAAGAACTGCAGTAGGGGTTTATCCTGCTGGTGGTAGTTTCGATTGGAGAGCTGATGCTTTTCCTTACATAGGAGAATCTATTGGTGCATCTTTTGGTCAGGCCGTAGGCTTGGGTAATGGTGGCGGTGGTGCTGGTATTGATCCAATTTACCTTGCGTCTTATGTAGACTTTATGAAAGCAGAAGCTAATTTAACATTAGGAAACGTGGCAGAGGCTGCAACTCACTTTGAAGCAGGTATGACAAAATCTATCGCTAAGGTTCAATCTTTTGGTGCATTAGATGGTACTGTTGATAAATCACAAGCTCCAGATGCAACTTATGTAGCTGACTTTATTGCTCTTAAAATGGCTGAATTTAATGCAGCTGCAATGACTACTGCCTTAGATGGAACCGGCTTCCCAACCGCTAAAGACAAAATGGATTTATTGGGAGAGCAGTATTTTGTAGCAATGTATGGTGGTGCAGGAGATGCTTTTAATTTTATTAGAAGAACAGGTTACCCAAGAACATTATCTAGAAGTCTAGATACTAATCCAGGTAGTTTCCCAAGAACTGTTTTATACCCAAGTAGTGAAGTAAGTGCTAACCCAAATATTTTACAAAGACAAGACTTAAGTTCTACTGTTTTTTGGGATAAAGGTGTTGTAAATCCTGCTAACTAA